One Streptomyces sp. V4I8 genomic window carries:
- a CDS encoding glycoside hydrolase N-terminal domain-containing protein has product MDTTPSDHLPRRGLLALAAASGALTTLPAFTASAAPQRPADSPAVPGSPRHQLWWQAPADEHSMIEQGLPVGNGRLGALAGNDPGRELLLITDATMWTGGRNDTLDADGQFPYGRDDFGSFTLLARLTVDLPEHDLSTVNGYRRTLDLAQGLVTTSYTRSGVTYRRRIFASRPDDVIVLHFTQSGGGRHTGTVVLEGTHGEDAAVSFGAALPNGLRFGAAVTAYGSGGRVTVSGSRIDFAGCRELTVVVSGGTDYAPDAVKDYRDPSLDPHGLARTKVRDAAAHSADTLLRTHVADYQDFFGRMDLSFGTSSAEQRSLDTWERLRARARDGIPDPELEAAYAHFGRYLMISGSRGSLPLALQGLWLDGNDPDWMGDYHTDINLQMNYWMADRTGLSPCFDALTDYCLAQLPSWTDLTRRLFNDPRNRYRNSTGENAGWTVAISTNPHGGGGWWWHPAGNAWLCATLWEHYEYTQSPELLAKIYPLLKGACEFWEARLLTTTLPGTTREVLVADSDWSPEHGPLDAKGITYAQELVWALFGHYCTAAAELRKDTGYAATIASLRRKLYLPQVSATTGWLEEWMSPDNLGESTHRHLSPLVGLFPGDRIRPDGSAPADIVAGATALLTARGMESFGWANAWRGLCWARLKNAERAYQLIVNNLRPSTGGSNGTAPNLFDIYEVERGRGIFQIDANFGTPAAMVEMLLYSRPGHLELLPALPDAWAASGFVKGVAARGGFEVDLRWRDGKPTEARIHSVGGRTTTVAYGGVSRTVTLRPGASLTLRDFAR; this is encoded by the coding sequence TTGGACACCACCCCGTCCGACCACCTGCCCAGACGCGGCCTGCTCGCCCTCGCCGCGGCGAGCGGAGCCCTCACCACGCTGCCCGCCTTCACCGCGTCGGCCGCACCGCAGCGACCCGCCGATTCCCCCGCTGTCCCGGGAAGCCCACGCCACCAGCTGTGGTGGCAGGCGCCCGCCGACGAACACTCCATGATCGAGCAGGGCCTGCCCGTCGGCAACGGCCGCCTCGGCGCCCTCGCCGGCAACGACCCCGGCCGTGAACTCCTCCTGATCACCGACGCCACCATGTGGACCGGCGGCCGCAACGACACCCTCGACGCCGACGGCCAGTTCCCCTACGGCCGTGACGACTTCGGCTCCTTCACCCTCCTCGCCCGCCTCACCGTCGACCTCCCCGAGCACGACCTGTCCACCGTCAACGGCTACCGCCGCACCCTCGACCTGGCGCAAGGGCTGGTGACCACGTCGTACACCCGCTCCGGAGTGACGTACCGCAGGCGGATCTTCGCCAGTCGGCCCGACGACGTGATCGTCCTGCACTTCACGCAGAGCGGAGGCGGCCGCCACACCGGAACCGTCGTGCTGGAGGGCACGCACGGTGAGGACGCCGCGGTGTCGTTCGGCGCGGCGTTGCCGAACGGCCTGCGCTTCGGGGCCGCCGTCACCGCGTACGGCTCCGGCGGCCGGGTCACCGTCAGCGGCTCGCGCATCGACTTCGCCGGGTGCCGGGAGCTGACCGTGGTCGTGAGCGGCGGGACCGACTACGCGCCCGACGCCGTCAAGGACTACCGCGATCCGTCCCTCGATCCGCACGGGCTCGCCCGTACCAAGGTCCGCGACGCCGCCGCCCACTCGGCCGACACCCTCCTGCGCACCCATGTCGCCGACTATCAGGACTTTTTCGGGCGGATGGACCTCTCGTTCGGGACGTCGTCCGCCGAGCAGCGCTCCCTCGACACCTGGGAACGGCTCCGGGCCCGCGCCCGGGACGGCATACCGGACCCCGAACTCGAAGCCGCCTACGCGCACTTCGGCCGCTACCTGATGATCTCCGGGTCGCGCGGGAGCCTGCCCCTCGCCCTGCAAGGGCTGTGGCTCGACGGCAACGACCCGGACTGGATGGGCGACTACCACACCGACATCAACCTCCAGATGAACTACTGGATGGCCGACCGGACCGGACTGTCACCCTGCTTCGACGCCCTCACCGACTACTGCCTCGCCCAGCTGCCGTCCTGGACCGACCTCACCCGCCGCCTGTTCAACGACCCGCGCAACCGCTACCGCAACTCCACCGGCGAGAACGCCGGCTGGACCGTCGCCATCTCCACCAACCCCCACGGCGGAGGCGGCTGGTGGTGGCACCCCGCGGGCAACGCCTGGCTGTGCGCCACCCTGTGGGAGCACTACGAGTACACCCAGTCCCCCGAACTCCTCGCGAAGATCTACCCCCTCCTCAAGGGCGCCTGCGAGTTCTGGGAGGCCCGGCTGCTCACCACCACCCTCCCCGGCACCACACGGGAGGTGCTCGTCGCCGACAGCGACTGGTCGCCGGAGCACGGCCCCCTCGACGCCAAGGGCATCACCTACGCTCAGGAACTGGTGTGGGCGCTCTTCGGGCACTACTGCACCGCGGCGGCCGAGTTGCGGAAGGACACCGGCTACGCGGCTACGATCGCCTCACTGCGCAGAAAGCTGTACCTGCCGCAGGTCAGCGCGACCACCGGCTGGCTGGAGGAGTGGATGTCCCCCGACAACCTGGGCGAGAGCACGCACCGGCACCTGTCCCCGCTCGTCGGCCTGTTCCCCGGCGACCGCATCCGCCCCGACGGCTCCGCCCCGGCCGACATCGTCGCCGGCGCCACCGCCCTGCTCACCGCGCGCGGCATGGAGAGCTTCGGCTGGGCCAACGCCTGGCGCGGCCTGTGCTGGGCCCGGCTGAAGAACGCGGAGAGGGCCTACCAACTGATCGTCAACAACCTTCGCCCGTCGACCGGCGGCAGCAACGGCACGGCACCCAACCTCTTCGACATCTACGAGGTGGAGCGCGGCCGGGGCATCTTCCAGATCGACGCCAACTTCGGTACCCCGGCCGCGATGGTGGAGATGCTGCTGTACTCCCGACCGGGGCACCTCGAACTCCTCCCGGCACTTCCCGACGCCTGGGCCGCCTCGGGCTTCGTCAAGGGCGTCGCCGCCCGCGGCGGCTTCGAGGTCGACCTGCGCTGGCGGGACGGCAAACCGACCGAGGCCCGGATCCACAGCGTCGGCGGCCGCACCACGACGGTCGCGTACGGCGGTGTGTCCCGCACGGTCACCCTGAGGCCCGGCGCCTCCCTCACGCTGAGGGACTTCGCCCGGTGA
- a CDS encoding CBM35 domain-containing protein, with amino-acid sequence MRSSSYSVMPARTLRAVLVLALAAGVTAAVPAAQAETAAPPAAPATTPVAAKPYMGWTSWTMQSSKYPGLNPKGDYSYLSEANVIRQTDAMAAKLKKYGYEYINIDAGWWMDWAWKSRFDEYGRQQADPERFPSGMKAVADRIHAKGLKAGIYLPVGLEKGAYNDGKNPIWNAEGCTTGDIVHDDLRTTNGWDSAYKIDFSDPCAQKYIDSQAQLFADWGYDFLKLDGVGPGSFKSGDNYNNVADVAAWQKAIRTAGRPIHLELSWSLDYGHVEDWKKYSNGWRIDTDVECYCNTLVTWENSVDDRWDDAPAWTGHAGPGGWNDLDSLNVGNGEMDGLTKAERQSYATLWAIAKSPLFTGDDLTELDSYGLKLLTDREVIAINQSGAPPAEPVTASDPQQVWAAKNPNGTYTVALFNLSDAPAAVTANWSTLGFKGRASVRDVWNKESLGSHTDRITQALPAHGSRLFTVTPRGTDLAWTGYEAEAGGNTLSGNASVADCAACSDGRKVGNLYVGGKVTVNDVAVAKAGIYQIKVAYVSGDSRSVLVSANGGGATSHKFASTGDWSTVDSVYVPVKLKAGANTITFDSGTGYAPDIDRIDVPKSS; translated from the coding sequence ATGCGGTCATCCTCGTACTCCGTCATGCCCGCACGCACCCTGAGAGCCGTCCTGGTCCTGGCCCTCGCCGCCGGTGTCACCGCCGCGGTCCCCGCCGCGCAGGCCGAGACCGCCGCGCCCCCGGCCGCCCCGGCCACCACCCCTGTGGCCGCCAAGCCCTACATGGGCTGGACGAGCTGGACCATGCAGTCGTCGAAGTACCCGGGCCTCAACCCGAAGGGCGACTACAGCTATCTGTCCGAGGCGAACGTCATCAGGCAGACCGACGCCATGGCCGCCAAGCTGAAGAAGTACGGCTACGAATACATCAACATCGACGCCGGCTGGTGGATGGACTGGGCGTGGAAGTCGCGGTTCGACGAGTACGGCCGGCAGCAGGCCGACCCGGAGCGCTTCCCGAGCGGCATGAAGGCAGTCGCCGACCGCATCCACGCCAAGGGCCTCAAGGCCGGCATCTACCTCCCGGTAGGCCTGGAGAAGGGGGCGTACAACGACGGCAAGAACCCGATCTGGAACGCCGAGGGCTGCACCACCGGCGACATCGTCCACGACGACCTGCGCACCACCAACGGCTGGGACAGCGCCTACAAGATCGACTTTTCCGATCCCTGCGCGCAGAAGTACATCGACTCCCAGGCGCAGCTGTTCGCCGACTGGGGCTACGACTTCCTCAAGCTCGACGGCGTGGGCCCCGGCTCGTTCAAGAGCGGCGACAACTACAACAACGTCGCCGACGTGGCCGCCTGGCAGAAGGCCATCAGGACCGCCGGCCGCCCGATCCACCTGGAGCTGTCCTGGTCCCTCGACTACGGGCACGTCGAGGACTGGAAGAAGTACTCCAACGGCTGGCGCATCGACACCGACGTCGAGTGCTACTGCAACACCCTGGTCACCTGGGAGAACTCGGTCGACGACCGCTGGGACGACGCCCCCGCCTGGACCGGCCACGCCGGCCCCGGCGGCTGGAACGACCTGGACTCACTCAACGTCGGCAACGGCGAGATGGACGGCCTCACCAAGGCCGAACGGCAGAGCTACGCCACCCTGTGGGCGATCGCCAAGTCCCCGCTGTTCACCGGCGACGACCTGACCGAGCTCGACTCCTACGGCCTGAAACTGCTGACCGACCGCGAGGTCATCGCGATCAACCAGAGCGGCGCCCCGCCCGCCGAGCCCGTCACCGCCTCCGACCCGCAGCAGGTGTGGGCCGCGAAGAACCCGAACGGCACCTACACCGTGGCCCTGTTCAACCTCTCCGACGCGCCGGCCGCCGTGACCGCGAACTGGTCGACCCTCGGCTTCAAGGGCAGGGCCTCGGTGCGTGACGTGTGGAACAAGGAGAGCCTCGGCAGCCACACCGACAGGATCACCCAGGCCCTCCCCGCACACGGCTCCCGGCTCTTCACCGTCACCCCGCGCGGCACGGACCTCGCATGGACCGGCTACGAGGCCGAGGCGGGCGGCAACACCCTGAGCGGCAACGCCTCCGTGGCCGACTGCGCCGCCTGCTCCGACGGCCGCAAGGTCGGCAATCTCTACGTGGGCGGCAAGGTCACCGTCAACGACGTCGCGGTGGCCAAGGCCGGCATCTACCAGATCAAGGTCGCCTACGTCAGCGGCGACTCCCGTTCGGTCCTTGTCTCGGCCAACGGAGGTGGCGCCACCTCGCACAAGTTCGCCTCCACGGGCGACTGGTCCACCGTCGACAGCGTCTACGTGCCGGTGAAGCTGAAGGCCGGGGCCAACACGATCACGTTCGACAGCGGCACCGGCTACGCACCGGACATCGACCGGATCGACGTACCGAAGTCGTCCTGA
- a CDS encoding AAA family ATPase, with product MSQTRFTTPIIGRDVELARLSGALERARRGEARTLLVAGDAGVGKTRVLDEMAGRAAQDGMFVLTGHCVDLGDVGLPYLPFTEVLGALADDGRFADVLGAHPVVSRLLGGGTDAVQDRLRLFEGIAGLLADLADVAPVLLVLEDLHWADQSSRDLLRFLLSRGILQRSAGGVPGYRLAVFASYRADDLHRRHPLRPLLAELVRLPAVERLELRPMADTEVARLVRAVQERPLPDTTVRRIVERAEGNAFYAEELVAATDAEVGGVPSGLADVLLIRFEQLSDTAQQVLRTAAVAGRRVEHDLLRGAVGIPEEELESVLREAVGRQLLVPRDGDTYAFRHALAREAVYADLLPGERARLHGTFARLLAGRGRPAETAAERAHHYRESNDLPEALAASLEAAAHAHQVGAPAEELRHLETALDLWASVEPSARPSGEGTDRVTLTLRASAAAAHAGEAHRAVSLTRAALAGIGQDTDTELAARVRYTLAGNLLSVDSLRAAFTHSSKALALVPAEPPSRTWVWAAATHVMAARQVGENETALRVAREALRVAEDLQVTDARADLLISLAGLEGGGRRTPQGRERLGEARELARRAGNAPVEMRALYHLAAGCFESGELQESLPWLAEGLDRARRAGLLSSPYPLEMRYLQLLVLYTLGRWDECVSVAAAGAEVLPAAAGYAAGPALYVSLARGDFAAVEAAGALLDGPFDWMGTLIAGIALTEAAALRGDADAAVERMRSTVAALTDDAGTLPDATVRLAALALAAVADRAAELRLAGDEAGTRRWADTATELVELARTTANRGKDGTPQGPEGRAWLARAEAEWTRAVSGPDARAWARAVAAFENGDTYERARCRLRHAEALLAADDRDTAATEAAAARETAARLGATPLLDQLDALIRRGRLQSTTAAPAATAAGRTTPLTAREQEVLRLLTLGRSNRQIGEELYITGKTASVHVSNILAKLGAASRTEAVAIAYREGLVTREETVG from the coding sequence GTGTCACAGACCCGATTCACTACGCCGATCATCGGTCGGGACGTCGAACTCGCCCGGCTCTCCGGAGCGTTGGAGCGTGCCCGGCGCGGAGAGGCCCGGACCCTCCTGGTCGCCGGGGACGCCGGGGTCGGCAAGACCCGGGTGCTGGACGAGATGGCGGGGCGGGCGGCTCAGGACGGGATGTTCGTCCTGACGGGACACTGTGTCGACCTCGGGGACGTCGGTCTGCCGTATCTGCCGTTCACCGAGGTGCTCGGGGCGCTCGCCGACGACGGGCGGTTCGCGGATGTCCTCGGCGCTCATCCCGTGGTCTCCCGGCTGCTGGGTGGCGGGACGGACGCCGTGCAGGACCGGCTGCGCCTGTTCGAGGGCATCGCCGGGCTGCTGGCCGATCTGGCGGACGTCGCTCCGGTGCTGCTCGTGCTGGAGGATCTGCACTGGGCCGACCAGTCGTCCAGGGATCTGCTGCGCTTCCTGCTGAGCCGGGGGATCCTGCAGCGGTCGGCGGGTGGGGTGCCCGGGTATCGGCTGGCCGTGTTCGCGTCGTACCGCGCGGACGATCTGCATCGACGGCATCCGCTGCGGCCGCTGCTCGCCGAGCTCGTGCGGCTGCCCGCCGTCGAGCGGCTCGAACTGCGGCCCATGGCCGACACCGAGGTGGCCAGGCTGGTGCGGGCCGTGCAGGAGCGGCCGCTGCCGGACACCACCGTCCGGCGGATCGTGGAGCGGGCGGAGGGCAACGCCTTCTACGCCGAGGAGCTGGTCGCGGCCACGGACGCGGAGGTCGGCGGGGTGCCCAGCGGGCTGGCCGACGTTCTCCTGATCCGGTTCGAGCAGCTGTCCGACACCGCGCAGCAGGTGCTGCGCACGGCGGCCGTCGCGGGGCGCCGCGTCGAACACGACCTGCTGCGGGGTGCCGTGGGCATCCCCGAGGAGGAGCTGGAGTCGGTGCTGCGCGAGGCCGTCGGGCGGCAACTGCTCGTGCCCCGCGACGGCGACACGTACGCGTTCCGGCACGCACTCGCCCGTGAGGCGGTGTACGCCGACCTGCTTCCCGGTGAACGGGCCCGGCTGCACGGCACGTTCGCCCGGTTGCTGGCCGGGCGCGGCCGTCCGGCCGAGACGGCGGCGGAGCGCGCCCACCACTACCGCGAGAGCAACGACCTGCCCGAGGCCCTCGCCGCCTCGTTGGAGGCCGCCGCGCACGCGCACCAGGTCGGCGCGCCCGCCGAGGAGCTGCGGCATCTGGAGACGGCCCTGGACCTGTGGGCGTCGGTGGAGCCGTCCGCACGGCCTTCGGGCGAGGGCACCGACCGGGTGACGCTCACCCTGCGCGCGTCCGCGGCGGCGGCGCACGCGGGGGAAGCGCACCGCGCGGTCTCGCTCACCCGTGCCGCGCTCGCGGGCATCGGCCAGGACACGGACACCGAGCTCGCCGCCCGGGTCCGCTACACCCTCGCCGGCAATCTGCTCAGCGTCGACAGCCTGAGGGCGGCCTTCACCCACAGCAGCAAGGCGCTCGCCCTCGTCCCGGCCGAGCCTCCGTCGCGGACGTGGGTGTGGGCGGCGGCCACGCACGTCATGGCGGCACGCCAGGTCGGGGAGAACGAGACGGCGCTGCGGGTCGCGCGTGAGGCGTTGCGCGTCGCCGAGGACCTCCAGGTGACCGACGCCCGGGCGGACCTGCTGATCTCGCTGGCCGGGCTCGAGGGCGGCGGCCGGCGCACCCCTCAGGGCCGAGAACGGCTGGGCGAGGCACGGGAGTTGGCGCGCCGCGCGGGCAACGCGCCGGTGGAGATGCGGGCGCTGTACCACCTCGCCGCCGGCTGCTTCGAGTCCGGTGAGCTCCAGGAGTCGCTGCCCTGGCTGGCGGAGGGGCTGGACCGGGCTCGGCGTGCTGGGCTGCTGTCGTCGCCGTATCCGCTGGAGATGCGGTATCTGCAACTGCTGGTGCTGTACACGCTGGGCCGCTGGGACGAGTGCGTGAGCGTCGCTGCGGCCGGCGCCGAGGTGCTGCCCGCGGCGGCCGGATACGCGGCCGGTCCGGCGCTGTACGTGTCTCTCGCTCGCGGCGACTTCGCGGCCGTCGAAGCGGCCGGCGCCCTGCTCGACGGGCCCTTCGACTGGATGGGCACGCTGATCGCGGGCATCGCGCTCACCGAGGCCGCGGCGCTGCGCGGTGACGCGGACGCGGCGGTGGAGCGGATGCGGTCCACGGTCGCGGCCCTCACCGACGACGCGGGAACGCTGCCCGACGCGACGGTCCGGCTCGCCGCCCTCGCGCTGGCCGCGGTCGCCGACCGGGCCGCCGAACTGCGCCTGGCCGGCGACGAGGCGGGGACGCGTCGCTGGGCGGACACCGCGACCGAGCTGGTCGAACTGGCGCGGACCACGGCGAACCGCGGCAAGGACGGCACGCCGCAGGGTCCGGAGGGCAGGGCGTGGCTGGCCCGTGCGGAGGCGGAGTGGACGCGTGCGGTGTCCGGCCCTGATGCGCGGGCCTGGGCGCGGGCGGTCGCCGCGTTCGAGAACGGCGACACCTACGAGCGGGCTCGGTGCCGGCTGCGCCACGCCGAGGCCCTGCTGGCGGCGGACGACCGCGACACGGCGGCCACCGAAGCCGCGGCGGCACGGGAGACCGCCGCCCGGCTCGGCGCGACGCCCCTCCTCGACCAGTTGGACGCCCTGATCCGCCGCGGCCGCCTCCAGAGCACCACGGCCGCCCCTGCGGCGACCGCCGCCGGCCGGACCACCCCGCTCACGGCCCGTGAGCAGGAGGTCCTGCGCCTTCTCACCCTCGGCCGCAGCAACCGGCAGATCGGCGAGGAGCTGTACATCACCGGCAAGACGGCGAGTGTCCACGTCTCCAACATCCTGGCCAAGCTGGGTGCCGCGAGCCGTACGGAGGCGGTGGCGATCGCCTACCGGGAGGGCCTGGTCACGCGTGAGGAGACGGTGGGCTGA